DNA from Lentibacillus amyloliquefaciens:
TCTTACTCAAGCATACTTGAAAAATTCCTACTCACCGAGATGGGCTCAGATTTGCTTCATATTTTCCAGTTTGCTTCAGCGTATCATTCCTCATCCTCCGGTGCTTTCTGAAACAAAGCTTCCGGAATCATTTCAAAGCCTTCAATCACTGTGTTTTCTTCCACTTCCATCATGAGGAAACGTTTGCCATTTAAATGAACTTGGCGGACGTGTCTCAAATCTTGCGGGCTGATGGAAATATTCGCTATTTTCGTCTCGATTTTAATCGATTTTGAATCATATTTCGGGACAACATTGTTCGCTTTGAATTCGTACGTTTCATCATCTATAACCGTTTTAAAAGCAGACGAGACCTTTTCCGTATTGACATCTTCTATTCCGCTGCCCGATAAAATCTGTTCAACATCTTTTTTGTCGAGCGCCGGTCTGTCTTCTTCTTCACTTTCTTCTGCAACCCGATGGATCTCATCATATACATTTGAAAGTGTGGATGTGTTGAACTTTTGATCACCCGCTACGTTTTTCACAATTTCCTCAAAAACTAATTTATCCTGGGCAGCGGTCATGATCTCTTCCGCGTTTAAAACCTCTTCGATAAAGTGATAATCCGGTTCATTCTTTTTCCCTGCTGCATAAAGCACATGATTGACGTCTGATGCATTATCCGTGATTGAAGGAAATAGAAATCCTGACATCGGTGCTTTCAAATTGATAATCGGATCGACGACAATATTATACTTAAATTCCTTTTCAACATAGTCAAATAGCAATTCTTTTTTCGGATCCTGCGTTTTATTCATACTGCATAAAATAAAGGGATGCGAATAAACGGTATCCCGCTCACTTTCTTCCGCCTCTTCACTCATGTTCTTCATCGGTTTCATATATTCGCCGTGAATAAAGGTGACGACAACATCCATTTCATATTGTTTATTCGCTAGCATTTTTTCAACGAGCTGCAGCATCTGCCCTTTCCATTCTTCTGTATCATTGCTTAACAAGCCCTGATGAAGAATAAGCTGACTGTTGTTGTCCACATCACGCTGAAATTTTAATTCAAATAACTTTTCATCTAGTTGGCCGGACAGCACTTTTTTAAAGTTTTCCATAAATAACTCCTGCTGTTCCGCCTCCAGCATTTCAAACGGCATACTCTGGTGATGGTAAATTTCACTTGTTTCTTTCATGATGTACACATTAAAAATGTCATGTATCGTCAATAAATCATTTTCCACTTTGAATTGTTTACGGATATCTGCTATGTCTTTTTTGTCCAAAGTTGTTCCACTCCTATGTTGGTAGTTGATGAGCATATAGTTACGTACATTTTATTATTCTATCATAGAGCGTGGAGGTTTTTCCTGTACTTTATCATTAATACTCGATTTCAAATCTAGCTGAAGAAAGGGTTTGAAGATTTATAACAGGGGATCATTTATATGTAAACACCATGGCACACTGGTTTTCCATGCCAAAGGACTTTATATAGAAAATGTGTCTAATACGTTAGATATATGACAAAAATAGAATTATTCATGTTGGTGAAATATAGTGAACTTCGCTTAGTTGAAAAATATTAAAAGGCTCCTTAAAATTATTAACAGTTCATTATAATGAAAGGAGACTCTCCAAATGTTCAAGAATTTCAGTGAAGCGTTCCTTTAGTTCATCAGAATCATTGAATGTTTGTTCATCTACTTTATCGATATTTATGGCTTATCTATGGAGAACGGCAATAACTTCAATTAAATGCTGCTGGAGGAGGGGCCGGCAAAGTATGCATACGTGTATGATCCGCCTTCAGTACAATAAACAAAAAAGCTGCCAGTTCTATAAACCGACAGCCCAGGACGAGTATTCCTCGTCCCATCATTTGTCTACATTCAAAGAATAGGGAAATATCCCCCTGACTTGCCTTACACAACCGCGACAATCATTTCGCTTCCGTGTCCCGGTCCCACTTGAACATGTTTTCCAGAAGAAGGGCCAGCATGATTCCGACAAGCAGGCCGCTGCTTAGAAGCGGTCGGATCGTGCCGGGTATTGTCTCGAAATAAGATGGCGGCAATGTCATGATGATAATTCCTACGAACAACGGGATTGCTGCGCGATACACATTAAATGCAGTGAATGTCACGCCTGAGAAAAAGCTCCAGGATGAGTTCAGCAATTGCAAATAAGATACAAACAAAACAGCACTGCCGATGCTTAATGGCAACATGGAGAAGAATTGTCCAATTGGCGGGATGACACCCATAACAAAGAACATCAGTCCGCCTATAATGAATGGCACGCGCTTAATGATGCCTGTCTGATTCAAGAAGCCAATAGACGAAACATATGGTGCATATGGCACAAGACCAAGCACACCTGAAATGCTTGTAAAAATTCCCGTTATGGTAAACGATGCACGGTACTGGCCATTTGTCGTTTCCTCTTGATACATATCATCCGTTCCTTTTAACGCGCCGAATGTATTGGCCGTATTAAGCAGGCCGGCGAGTATTGCCGTTATAATGACCCCGGTATTCCATACAGGTTCGCCCAACGGGAAAAAGCTGAAACCGGATGATGAGGTCTGTTCAACGGTTTGTTGTCCGCCGAATGTCAGATTAAAAGCAATCCAGCCGATCACAATGCCAATCAACAGCGAATAACGGCGGATGGCGGGTGGCGCTTTAATACTGATGACAATGACAATAATCGCGATAATAATCGATAATAACGACACGGATAAATCAATCGTTGCGGATTGTGCTTCATTGCCAAATGGAATGCCAAGCATGCCTTTCAAAAATATGCCGATCAATTTAACACCAAACAGAAACATAAAAACGCCCATCACAGCAGGTTTAAACAGCTTGGCAATAACCGGACCCAAGCCGGTTAACCCGATAATAATCGTTATGACGCCGGAAAGTATGACACCAATAGCAAGGCTGCCACCCAGTACCGCTAAAGGCATGTCCTGTGCGACCGCTATGCTGGTAAGTGTCAAAATAACGCCCCACCACAAACCGGATTGACCTTCCATAAGAGCCCGCTTATGTCCAAACAGAGCCTGCACCATACAGGCAATACCCGTCACAATAAATGACAGCTGCAGGATGCTTGCTATACTCTCCTGCGGCAATCCAAACGCCGCTCCGACTGTGATCGGTATAACAACCGTATTCGTGAAAATGAAAAAAAGCCATTGCAAGCCGGATATCCAACTGCTTGACTTCCAGAATTCGTTCATTTTACTCTTCTCCTTCTCCATCTATAAGACTGTTCAACCATTAATATTCCATCAAACGCCTGCTCTTTATCCCGAGCAGTATGCCTGAGACCGTATCTGCTCCGGATGTGTGGCCAATCATTTTCATAGCTTGCAATGCAGCCATCAATTCCTGTTCATCTGATTTCAGCATCGCTTGGCACATATCCAGCAAATGGGTGTGGTACTCCCCGTGTGCAGCATACCATAAATATTCATAGCCCACAGGCGTTGTTCGCTCCATTCCCTTTTGATACAAATAGTGACGCAATTGTTCCTGAAGTGATGACTGTGAACCTAAAATGGATAACATCGCGCACATGCCGGTAATAATATCATCGCCGCTTGGCGTTAACCCAAGTCCGCGGCCTATCCAATAATCCAGAACATGTTCAGACGCAATTGTTTTGGACCCTTTCGCTAAACGTCTCAATTCGTTTAATTTGTCGATAAACGGAAGCTGTCCGGAAGTAAGCGGCATCTGTATAAAACGCATGAACTGCTGATGCTCTTCTTCCGTCTGTGTTAACCCGGTTTGCCATTTTTCTTCCAGCATTTTATCCGTTGTAAAACGTAAATTAGCCATTAAAACCCGTTCATCAAAAGACTTTGACTCAAGTAAATGATTTGTCCGCTCGGCATGCCTCAGCGTTAAGGTTGCACCACCGCCAAAAACGAACCCTTTTGACCCGGAATCCCAGATTACCTTCTGTGCTTGCTGAATCGAACGCCTCAGTCTTACGGATGATTGGCGATTAAGCCCAATACCAAACGGCGCCATCCCATTTTCATAGACACCGACATGAATGAGCCGTTTTCCAAACAATAAATTAAAACTCGTATCAAACAGACTGTGAACCTTTCCACTCGTGTGATGCTGAAGAATGTGATCAACACGATCACTCACAACAAAGGCCTCAACGTGTCTTGTATGAAAATTTCCGTTAATTGTATAGCCCATTATGCTCACTCCAGGCAGGCAAATGATGTTACCGGGAAGACTTCTTATGGGAAACCACCACTTACAAATTGAGTGGTGGTTTCCCTTGTCGTCACAACTTATTCGCCTTCAATCGGCTTTAAATACTGCTGTTCACGCGTTTTCTGCATAAAATTTCAAAGCTGCCTGCGATGCAGCGCCGCAGTTTACCTCAGCACCATGGTAAAGTAACGTGGCTTCCAGTGCACCCAGCGTTTGTAAAATATTGCTTTTACGGCAACTGTATCCCATCGAACCGATACGCACTACATTTCCTTTCAATGGCCCGAACGCACCGGCTATTTCGACGCTAAATTCATTGATGAGCGTTTGACGGACCTGCGCTTCATCGATACCTTCAGGGACTTTAATAACTGTTACAACCGGCATTTTGTTCTCCTCGCCGCCAAACAGTTCAAGACCCATGGCACGAAGACCTGCCGCAAGCGCTTCGCCATGAAATTGATGACGCTCGCTCCGCTTTTCAATCCCCTCGTCTTGTATGATCCGTAAACCTTCACGCAGCGCATAGAGCATTGAAGTCGCTTCTGTGTGATGGTTGAGACGATCCGGTGTCCAATAATCCTGAATTTGACTTAAATCAAAGTAGTTACTTTGAATTCTGCGGTCATTATCCGAATCATCAGCTAAGCCCCGCTCAATATCTTTTCGTTCCAAAATAAGTTTCTCTACGCGATCATTATATGTGAGCGGCGCCATGCCCGATGGAACGGCAAGACATTTCTGCGTGCCGGCAATCGCCGCATCAATATACCATTCATCTGTTTTAAATTCGACGCCACCAAGAGTTGCAACAGCATCAACAACGAAAAGCGCGTCCTGCTCACGGCAGAATTGGCCGATTTCTTTTAATGGCTGCATTTTGCCGGTTGATGTTTCACCATGCACCATCGCGACAACCTTAGGATTCACTTCTTTCATTTCCGCTTTTACTTCTTCCGGGTCGAATACCTCGCCCCAATCTTTTTCGATCGTGTGGACATCAGCACCGCAACGGCTGGCGATTTCTGTAAGCAGGTAGCCAAACCGGCCGAATATCGGAATCAATACTTTATCGCCGGGTTCAATGATACTGCACAAAACCGCTTCGATTCCAGCCCGGGAAGTTCCGTCCACCGGAAAAGTGCGATGATTATTCGTTTGGAAACTATAACGCAATAAATCCATCGTTTCATTCATAACTTTTAAAAATTCCGGGTCAAATTGTCCAATGATCGGTGTTGACATCGCCCGCAGCACGCGCGGATCAGCCTCAACCGGACCCGGCGTCATAATCGTACGTATCGGTGTCGATAAATCAGTATACCCCATGTGCCAATTACCTCCTTCAACGGATTAAACAATCCATTTATCAACGATTGCAATAACTGCGCTTACATTCTCTTAAAAATCATTCTTATTCTAACTATTTTATTTTAAATAACATCAAAAGTCATTGTTTAACTTAACTAAATAACGTTTTGATTTTTGTCCATTTTTGACGTATAATGGCATGTGAAAGAGATGTTTTATCCCTTGTTCAATAATGATAAACGACTCATTTTTCATAAGAGAGTGGTGTTACATGAAAACAATTAATGATCTATTCATACTTGATGGCATGAAAGAGTGTGTTGTGTTAGCAGGGCATCGCGGCCTAACCAGGAACGTTGAGTCTGTTAATATTTCCGACACGCCTGATGTTATAAACTTTTTATACAAAAACCATTTACTGCTGACAACCGGTTATGGTTTTTATGAGGATACGAACCAATTCTGTGATCTGATCAGAGAAATGCATGCATTGAACTGTTCAGGGATTATCATTAAAGTCAATCGTTTCATGCATAAAATCCCGGAAGAAGCCAAACTGCTTGCAGACGATCTGGCATTTCCAATTATTGATTTGCCGACAAATCGTACGCTCGGCGACTTATCCCGCCACATCTTGAATTATTTGAATGATCATGAAGCTGAACAGTTATATTATGCACTGCATGTACAACAAGAATTCTCAGACATGATGGTAAAAGGTTACAATCTTAATTCATTAGTGGAACACTTGGGACACTTTCTCGTTCGCCCTGTCTTATTATTGAACCATCGGGGGGAAATGATCGCCCGCAGCCATGATTTTCGCATGGATTCCATAAAACGAGCTGAAACTGAAATCGTTCGCGCCATCAAAGAAGACACAGCACCATACCAGGATGGGACGACATTTGACATCCCGTCGCTGAATCAGCAGGCCGTTACGACTTTCCCAGTCAAAACGAAACGGCAGCAGCCCAGCATGCTCGTTATCATTGATTTTCAAACATTGCCCTATCCATCATCCCAGATGGCTGTCGAACAAGCCGGCAACGTCATTTCTTCCACACTGATCAAGGAACAGGCGATTGAAGAAAATACCAGACTATTAAAAAATAATTTTTTTGCGGATTTAATTGAAAAACGCGTGCAGGCTGAAGATGAAGTTATGAGCCGGACAGCATTTTATGGGCTTGATCCGGACAAAGCAAGCATTTGTGTATTGTGTACCGTCGATTCAGAAGGAGAAAATTATGAATCGCTACAACTCTATGAAAAGAAAATCAGCGAGCTGCATAATAGCATTTATGATCAACTGGAAGATGACATTATTAATGGCAATATGCAGGCCACCCTATTCACCAAAGAAAAGTTCTTTGTAATGATTTTGCAATTCAACCAATACACCGAAGCAGAAATCAATCTGGTGACGGAATTTACGCAAAAGGCCCAGAAAAACGTCCAAGGGGAATATTCCGTATCATTCGGCATCAGTAATCCCGTAGAATCTGTTACCGAAATCCCAACCGCATATCAAGAAGCCGCAGAAGCTATTACCAATGGCTATGACCAGAATATGACAGGATTCATCAATTATTATAAAACCAAAGAAATTAAAGAATTGCTGAATACTCTTCCGCGTAAAGATATCAAAGCACTCTATGAAAATACGTTAAAATCATTGGCCTACCCGGAAACAAAAGAAGATCAGGAGCTAATCAAAACGATTGAAATCTATTTAAACTGTCAATGTGAAATATCGGTAACGGCACGCAAATTATATATTCACCGCAATACGGTTAAATACCGCATTAAAAAAGCGGAAGAACTGCTGAATTGTTCATTCCATGACCCCGCAGATTCATTACGAGTACGTGTCGCCTTAACAATTGGAAACATTTTGGAAGATGAAACCAAAACACTCAGCTCAGTGCAGTAAACCTGCTGTCCTGAGTGTTTTTTATTGTGTGATTCCAATGTGTGCCTGTCTGACAAATCACAGCACACAGGAATCACACAACCATAAAAATTTACTTACCTCGACTTTAACTCCATTGAATGACCTGTGCAATTATTAGTGACACCACGGATATGCCTGCGAGAATAAGGAATAATGGAAAGAAAAACCGTATCCATTTCTGATATTGAACGCCGGCTATCGATAAAGCTGCCATAAAGTAACCTGATGTCGGGTAAAGAATATGCGCAAACCCGTCCCCTAGTTGAAATGCCAGAATTGCTGTTTGTCTGGTTACACCGATTATATCAGATAATGGCGCCATGATTGGCATTGTAACGAGCGCTTGTCCGCTTCCGGATGGGATAAAGAAGTTGATGATTAACTGCACAAAATACATTCCGACAGCTCCCAAAACCGGCGGCAATTCATTGACAGCCGATCCCAAGCCGTGCACAATCGTATCCATAATTTGCCCGTCTTCCATAACCACGGCGACCGCCCGTGCAATCCCAACGATCATAGCCCCCATCAACACATCACGGAAACCCTGGTTAAAGCCTTCACAAATTTCGGTTAACGTTAACCCGGCAATGATACCGACAACGATCCCCATGATAATAAACAGCCCGGCCATTTCGACCATAAACCAGCCTTGTCCAACCACGCCATAAACTAATATGCCAAAGAAAATGAAGGCAGCGATTGACGCGTATTTTTGTCTGGTATTCATATGTTTTTCTTCTACCTGATCCTGATCCTGATATTGTTCCCGTTTTTCCTGGTCATCTTCGTATACTAAACTATTTAACGGATTTTGCTTTACCTTTTTAGCGTAACGCATAATATAAAAGACAGCTGCCAGTACAATAACGACGAAAATGATCAGACGAAAACCGATTCCGGAAAAAACCGGAATCCCGGATATTTTTTGCGCCAATCCCGTATTAATGGGATTCAGCACACCCGCTGCAAATCCGATAACCGTCCCACAAAGGGCGATAGCTGCAGCCACCAAGGAATCATATCCTAAAGCAATCATCAGCGGCATAATAACCGGAATATAAACAAGTGACAATTCCGGTGTTCCAATCACAGTGGCAATAACCGCAAAAACGGTTGTCAAAATAGGAATAAGCATCAGACTTTTATTTGAAAATTTGCGCGTCAGCTTATCAACAGCAATCTCGATAATGCCTGTGTGACGCAGCACCATAAACATACCGCCAATGATGAACGTAAAGAAGACCACTTCGCCTGCATCAATGAGGCCGCGTGGAATAACGGTCAGAAAATCAACGATGCCGACAGGAGTCTGCTCCACTCCTGAAAATGAATTTGGATCAATCGTTGTCCTGCCTTCAGGGCCGGGAACGCGCTCAAACTTCCCGGCCGGAATAATATAAGTTAAAATGGCCGCAATCGCACTCAGGACAAACAGTATGACATAAATATGCGGCATTTGAAATTTTCTTTTTTTCGTTTCGTTTCCTTTCATTCAAATCTCCCCCTTGTAGTGATTCATGTTTGTAGCCTTCAACTTAAGATCTTTTGGCAATCATTTCAATTTCCACTTCCGCCTCAAGCGGCAATTCCAGCACTGCTACACAAGTCCGTGCCGGATAAGGCTCGCTGAATTGCGTTTTATATACCTCATTCATCGCAGCGAAATGCTTCATGCTTGTCAGATAAACATTGACTTTGACGACATCGTCTCTTGTAAGGCCGGACGCTTCCAATACGTCAAATAAATTGGCAAAGCATTGGTGCGTTTGCGCTTGAATATCGCCGCTCATATCCGTTGCAGTTGGCGTGTTCTTGGCCGTCTGTCCCGAAAAGTAGACATAGTCACCTGCATCAACCGCGTGCGAATAAGGACCCGATACGGTTGCATTTTTTGCTTCATATGTTTTTCGTGTCATCTTGGATGCTCCTTTTTATGTTTATTGAATAAATGCAGCAGACGATGCGCAAATCGACATGAACAGCGCATCTCATCATCTCACAATAAATGATTATCAATCACAAGTAAATGTTGGTATAGAACTAAATTAACCGCTTTCAACTGTCTAACTTGGACAACATTTTTAAAAATTTGTCACATTTAAACAATAGGTTGTACAAATTAAATGGTAACCATTCCACTGATCTGGGGTTAATTGCAAAAAATCCCAAACCCTTTTCACAAGGGTTTGGGATTTTAACAAATATGCCGCATTCTTCAGTGAACCGTTATTTCACCATTGTGATAAACAACTCTGCCATTGACGATGGTTGTCTTAACGGCTCCCTGATATGTTTTTCCGATATATGGAGAATGCTTGTGACGATAGAACAAGTCTTCTTTCTTCAATTCAAAACGCTCATTTAAGTTCACCAATGTTATATCCGCATCAAAACCTGCAGCAATCGTTCCTTTTGAGGATAGCCCGAACAGTTTTGCCGGACTTGCTGAAGTTAACTGAACCAATCGCTGAAGCGTGAGTCCGCGTTTAAAATAACCTTCCGTCAATAGGATGTTCAATGTGGATTGGGCACCGGAAATGCCGCCCCAGCCTTCAAAATAATTATCGGTAATCTGTTTCATGTCTGCAGGTGCAGGCGAATGATCGGAACCAATCACATTAACCTCTCCTTCGAGAACAGCATTCCATAGATCGTCAACTTCATGGCTGTCACGCAACGGTGGCATACATTTGGCGATGCCGCCCTGCTCTTCCAAATCCTTCAAAGTTAATGCCAGATAATGCGGGCATGTTTCAACGGTTACGTCAACACCGCGTGCTTGTGCATCTTTAACAACATTAACGACTTTGCGGCTGCTTGCATGAACAATATGAAGTTTGCACCCGGTCGCTTCAGCATAAGATATGAGATGGTTAACAGCATCGATTTCGGAAATAATCGGTCTTGATTCGGCAAAATCCCGTGCGGAAGTCTTGCCTTGACGTTGTTTTTCTTTTGCCAGCTGTTCACAGATAACAGGGCTTTCTGCGTGGACCGCCAAACGGGAGCCAAGCCGTGCTATTTCCTGCATCCCTGTAAAAATGGTTTCATCATCCGTATTGTCAAAGTCTTCAATGCCACTTGGCGGCATAAATGCTTTAAAGCCGATAACACCACGGTCGTGCATGTCTTTTAATTCAGCCACATTTCCCGGAACAAGTCCACCCCAGAAATGAGCATTGACGACGGATTTTTCCGCTGCCAGGTCTTTTTTGGCATTCAGTTTTTCTTGATCAATAACCGGAGGCGTGCTGTTCAGCGGCATATCAAAAAATGTCGTCGCCCCGCCGGCAGCCAGACTTTGACTACCTG
Protein-coding regions in this window:
- a CDS encoding DUF4317 domain-containing protein — translated: MDKKDIADIRKQFKVENDLLTIHDIFNVYIMKETSEIYHHQSMPFEMLEAEQQELFMENFKKVLSGQLDEKLFELKFQRDVDNNSQLILHQGLLSNDTEEWKGQMLQLVEKMLANKQYEMDVVVTFIHGEYMKPMKNMSEEAEESERDTVYSHPFILCSMNKTQDPKKELLFDYVEKEFKYNIVVDPIINLKAPMSGFLFPSITDNASDVNHVLYAAGKKNEPDYHFIEEVLNAEEIMTAAQDKLVFEEIVKNVAGDQKFNTSTLSNVYDEIHRVAEESEEEDRPALDKKDVEQILSGSGIEDVNTEKVSSAFKTVIDDETYEFKANNVVPKYDSKSIKIETKIANISISPQDLRHVRQVHLNGKRFLMMEVEENTVIEGFEMIPEALFQKAPEDEE
- a CDS encoding uracil/xanthine transporter codes for the protein MNEFWKSSSWISGLQWLFFIFTNTVVIPITVGAAFGLPQESIASILQLSFIVTGIACMVQALFGHKRALMEGQSGLWWGVILTLTSIAVAQDMPLAVLGGSLAIGVILSGVITIIIGLTGLGPVIAKLFKPAVMGVFMFLFGVKLIGIFLKGMLGIPFGNEAQSATIDLSVSLLSIIIAIIVIVISIKAPPAIRRYSLLIGIVIGWIAFNLTFGGQQTVEQTSSSGFSFFPLGEPVWNTGVIITAILAGLLNTANTFGALKGTDDMYQEETTNGQYRASFTITGIFTSISGVLGLVPYAPYVSSIGFLNQTGIIKRVPFIIGGLMFFVMGVIPPIGQFFSMLPLSIGSAVLFVSYLQLLNSSWSFFSGVTFTAFNVYRAAIPLFVGIIIMTLPPSYFETIPGTIRPLLSSGLLVGIMLALLLENMFKWDRDTEAK
- a CDS encoding DUF2877 domain-containing protein; this translates as MGYTINGNFHTRHVEAFVVSDRVDHILQHHTSGKVHSLFDTSFNLLFGKRLIHVGVYENGMAPFGIGLNRQSSVRLRRSIQQAQKVIWDSGSKGFVFGGGATLTLRHAERTNHLLESKSFDERVLMANLRFTTDKMLEEKWQTGLTQTEEEHQQFMRFIQMPLTSGQLPFIDKLNELRRLAKGSKTIASEHVLDYWIGRGLGLTPSGDDIITGMCAMLSILGSQSSLQEQLRHYLYQKGMERTTPVGYEYLWYAAHGEYHTHLLDMCQAMLKSDEQELMAALQAMKMIGHTSGADTVSGILLGIKSRRLMEY
- a CDS encoding pyridoxal-phosphate-dependent aminotransferase family protein, with protein sequence MGYTDLSTPIRTIMTPGPVEADPRVLRAMSTPIIGQFDPEFLKVMNETMDLLRYSFQTNNHRTFPVDGTSRAGIEAVLCSIIEPGDKVLIPIFGRFGYLLTEIASRCGADVHTIEKDWGEVFDPEEVKAEMKEVNPKVVAMVHGETSTGKMQPLKEIGQFCREQDALFVVDAVATLGGVEFKTDEWYIDAAIAGTQKCLAVPSGMAPLTYNDRVEKLILERKDIERGLADDSDNDRRIQSNYFDLSQIQDYWTPDRLNHHTEATSMLYALREGLRIIQDEGIEKRSERHQFHGEALAAGLRAMGLELFGGEENKMPVVTVIKVPEGIDEAQVRQTLINEFSVEIAGAFGPLKGNVVRIGSMGYSCRKSNILQTLGALEATLLYHGAEVNCGAASQAALKFYAENA
- a CDS encoding PucR family transcriptional regulator; this translates as MKTINDLFILDGMKECVVLAGHRGLTRNVESVNISDTPDVINFLYKNHLLLTTGYGFYEDTNQFCDLIREMHALNCSGIIIKVNRFMHKIPEEAKLLADDLAFPIIDLPTNRTLGDLSRHILNYLNDHEAEQLYYALHVQQEFSDMMVKGYNLNSLVEHLGHFLVRPVLLLNHRGEMIARSHDFRMDSIKRAETEIVRAIKEDTAPYQDGTTFDIPSLNQQAVTTFPVKTKRQQPSMLVIIDFQTLPYPSSQMAVEQAGNVISSTLIKEQAIEENTRLLKNNFFADLIEKRVQAEDEVMSRTAFYGLDPDKASICVLCTVDSEGENYESLQLYEKKISELHNSIYDQLEDDIINGNMQATLFTKEKFFVMILQFNQYTEAEINLVTEFTQKAQKNVQGEYSVSFGISNPVESVTEIPTAYQEAAEAITNGYDQNMTGFINYYKTKEIKELLNTLPRKDIKALYENTLKSLAYPETKEDQELIKTIEIYLNCQCEISVTARKLYIHRNTVKYRIKKAEELLNCSFHDPADSLRVRVALTIGNILEDETKTLSSVQ
- a CDS encoding YfcC family protein, which gives rise to MKGNETKKRKFQMPHIYVILFVLSAIAAILTYIIPAGKFERVPGPEGRTTIDPNSFSGVEQTPVGIVDFLTVIPRGLIDAGEVVFFTFIIGGMFMVLRHTGIIEIAVDKLTRKFSNKSLMLIPILTTVFAVIATVIGTPELSLVYIPVIMPLMIALGYDSLVAAAIALCGTVIGFAAGVLNPINTGLAQKISGIPVFSGIGFRLIIFVVIVLAAVFYIMRYAKKVKQNPLNSLVYEDDQEKREQYQDQDQVEEKHMNTRQKYASIAAFIFFGILVYGVVGQGWFMVEMAGLFIIMGIVVGIIAGLTLTEICEGFNQGFRDVLMGAMIVGIARAVAVVMEDGQIMDTIVHGLGSAVNELPPVLGAVGMYFVQLIINFFIPSGSGQALVTMPIMAPLSDIIGVTRQTAILAFQLGDGFAHILYPTSGYFMAALSIAGVQYQKWIRFFFPLFLILAGISVVSLIIAQVIQWS
- a CDS encoding RidA family protein, encoding MTRKTYEAKNATVSGPYSHAVDAGDYVYFSGQTAKNTPTATDMSGDIQAQTHQCFANLFDVLEASGLTRDDVVKVNVYLTSMKHFAAMNEVYKTQFSEPYPARTCVAVLELPLEAEVEIEMIAKRS
- a CDS encoding allantoinase — encoded protein: MPMYDLIIKNGTIVTPDSTFEGDIAIQDGKITKVVTDNSLENDAADTIDAEGLHVLPGLIDPHVHFNEPGRTEWEGLETGSQSLAAGGATTFFDMPLNSTPPVIDQEKLNAKKDLAAEKSVVNAHFWGGLVPGNVAELKDMHDRGVIGFKAFMPPSGIEDFDNTDDETIFTGMQEIARLGSRLAVHAESPVICEQLAKEKQRQGKTSARDFAESRPIISEIDAVNHLISYAEATGCKLHIVHASSRKVVNVVKDAQARGVDVTVETCPHYLALTLKDLEEQGGIAKCMPPLRDSHEVDDLWNAVLEGEVNVIGSDHSPAPADMKQITDNYFEGWGGISGAQSTLNILLTEGYFKRGLTLQRLVQLTSASPAKLFGLSSKGTIAAGFDADITLVNLNERFELKKEDLFYRHKHSPYIGKTYQGAVKTTIVNGRVVYHNGEITVH